One Serratia liquefaciens genomic window, CAGATATTCATCATTCAGCAACAAACTTTTTTAGTTTTTTATCGGAGTTAAACACCAGTAACTTTCTTCAGTGCAGCCTATCGAACTAAAAATGGCGCTGTAGCATAATTTTTAATGCTGCAACTGTTAAAGAAAGGTTTTTTTTATGTTTGTTTGCTGTTTCTCACAGTCTGTGTAAATCCCTACTGGTTATATTGACGACACCCCAAACAGTTGGCAATTTGGTAGCCTCAGGGGTAAGAGCGAGAGTTGTTTGAGTGAATTCCACGCGCTCAGACGCCCCCACCGGGACGCGTTCCACCCGGCTCTCTCGCGCAATTATCCCTCCCAGCCTTCGGGCACCGACTGCACAGGCCGCGCAATAAAAAATACAGGCTCTGGCGGTAAAACACACATCACATCACATAATGGAGCACTAGCGATGACAAGTTCCTTGGGAAAAACAGGGATTCTGAAATTCGGTATTGGGCTGATTGCGTTGACCGTTGCGGCCAGCGTGCAAGCCAAGACTCTGGTTTACTGTTCTGAAGGTTCCCCGGAAGGGTTCAACCCGCAGTTGTTCACCTCGGGTACCACCTATGACGCCAGCTCGGTGCCGATTTACAACCGTCTGGTCGAATTCAAAATCGGCACCACCGAACTGCAGCCGGGCCTGGCTGAAAAATGGGACGTCAGCGAAGACGGTAAAGTCTACACCTTCCACCTGCGCAAAGGCGTGAAGTGGCAGAGCAGCAAAGATTTCAAACCGACCCGTGACTTCAACGCCGACGACGTAGTGTTCTCCTTCGAACGCCAGCTGGACGCGAATAATGCCTATCACAAAGTCTCCGGCGGCAGCTATGAGTACTTTGAAGGCATGGACATGCCGAAACTGATCGCCAAAATCGAGAAAGTGGACGATTCCACCGTTCGTTTCGTGCTGAACCGTCCGGAAGCCCCGTTTGTGGCTGACCTGGGTATGGACTTCGCTTCTATTCTGTCTGCCGAATACGCCGACGTGATGATGAAAGCCGGTACCCCGGAAAAAGTTGACCTGAACCCCATCGGTACCGGTCCGTTCCAGCTGCTGCAATATCAGAAAGACTCCAAAATCCTTTATAAGGCATTCGACGGTTTCTGGGGCACCAAGCCGAAGATCGACCGTTTAGTGTTCTCTATCACACCAGACGCTTCAGTGCGTTACGCCAAACTGCAGAAAAACGAATGTCAGGTGATGCCGTTCCCGAACCCGGCTGACATCGCGCGCATGAAGCAGGACAAAACTATCAACCTGATGGAACAACCGGGGCTGAACGTTGGTTACCTGTCGTTCAACGTTGAGAAAAAACCGCTGGATAACCTGAAGGTGCGTCAGGCGTTGACCCTGGCGGTCAACAAGCAGGCGATCATCGACGCGGTGTACCAGGGCGCAGGCCAGGCGGCTAAAAACCTGATCCCGCCAACCATGTGGGGCTATAACGACGCGGTGAAGGATTACACCTACGATCCGGTCAAGGCCAAAGAGCTGCTGAAAGAAGCGGGCATGGCAGACGGCTTCGCCATCGATCTGTGGGCTATGCCGGTACAACGTCCGTACAACCCGAACGCGCGACGCATGGCGGAAATGATCCAGTCTGACTGGGCGAAAATCGGCGTGAAAGCCAAAATCGTGACCTATGAGTGGGGCGAATACCTCAAGCGCGCCAAAGCGGGCGAGCATCAGACGGTGATGATGGGCTGGACCGGCGACAACGGGGATCCGGATAACTTCTTCGCCACGCTGTTTAGCTGTGCTGCGGCGAAAGATGGCTCCAACTATTCTCGCTGGTGCTACAAGCCGTTTGAGGATCTGATCCAACCGGCGCGCGCTGAATCGAACCACGACAAACGCATCGAACTGTACAAACAGGCTCAGGTAGTGATGCACGATCAGGCTCCGGCACTGATTGTCGCCCACTCCACCGTTTACGAGCCAGTGCGTAAAGAAGTGAAGGGCTATGTTGTGGATCCGCTTGGTAAGCATCACTTTGAGAATGTCTCTCTAGATTAATTCTGGCCGTTAAGCCGGCGACACACGAATGGACTTGGCAGGGGCGCAACAGGTTGCGCTTCTGCTGACCAGTCTCCGGCGTACGGCATCAGGGTTGTTCAAAGTGTGTGAGCTTTAATAAGCCTGGCGGACGATGAGCTGCCGGGCACTTTATACAGAGAGTTCGGGATATGTTGCAGTTCATACTCCGACGTTTGGGGTTAGTTATCCCAACGTTTATCGGCATAACTTTGCTGACTTTTGCATTCGTCCATATGATCCCCGGTGACCCGGTGACCATCATGGCCGGGGAACGCGGGATCTCCGCAGAACGCCATGCGCAGTTGATGGCGGAAATGGGGCTGGATAAACCGCTCTATCAACAATATTTCTCTTACGTATCCAACGTATTGCAGGGTGATTTGGGTACGTCCCTCAAAAGCCGCATCTCCGTTTGGGATGAGTTTGTTCCACGCTTCAAGGCCACGCTGGAATTAGGGTTCTGCGCGATGATTTTCGCCGTGCTGGTGGGGATCCCGGTAGGGGTGCTGGCGGCGGTCAGGCGAGGCTCAATATTCGATCATACCGCGGTGGGCATCTCGCTGACCGGCTACTCAATGCCGATTTTCTGGTGGGGCATGATGCTGATCATGCTGGTCTCGGTGCAGCTAAACCTGACGCCGGTATCGGGGCGAGTCAGCGACACGGTGTTCCTTGACGATACCTTGCCGTTAACCGGCTTTATGCTGATTGACACCCTGATTTGGGGCGAACCGGGTGACTTCATTGATGCCGTGATGCACATGATCCTGCCGGCTATCGTGCTCGGCACCATCCCGCTGGCGGTGATCGTGCGTATGACGCGCTCCTCAATGCTGGAAGTGTTGGGCGAAGATTACATCCGTACCGCGCGCGCCAAGGGCGTGAGCCGCATGCGGGTGATTGTGGTGCATGCGCTGCGCAATGCCTTGCTGCCGGTGGTGACGGTGATTGGTCTGCAGGTCGGCACCATGCTGGCCGGTGCGATCCTGACCGAAACCATCTTCTCCTGGCCGGGCCTGGGGCGCTGGCTGATGGATGCGCTGCAGCGTCGCGACTATCCGGTTGTTCAGGGCGGCGTTTTGCTGGTCGCCTGTATGATTATTCTGGTTAACCTGCTGGTAGACGTGCTCTACGGCGTGGTCAACCCGCGTATTCGCCACAAGAAATAAGGGGCGCTCTGATGTCTCAAGTCACTGAGTCTGTAGTTAAAGGTGCGCCGAAGCCCATGACCCCGTTTCAGGAGTTCTGGCACTATTTCAAGCGCAATAAAGGGGCCGTTGTCGGCCTGGTCTATATCATTGTGATGTTCGTTATCGCCATCGGTGCCGGGGTGCTGGCACCGCATGCGCCGGCGGATCAGTTCCGCGACGCGCTGCTTAAACCGCCGGTCTGGCAGGAAGGCGGCAGCTGGCAATATCTCCTCGGTACTGACGATGTGGGCCGCGACGTGTTGTCGCGCCTGATGTACGGCGCGCGGCTGTCGCTGTTGGTCGGCTGTCTGGTGGTGGTGCTTTCGCTGATCATGGGCGTGGTGCTGGGCCTGCTGGCGGGCTATTTCGGTGGCGTGGTGGATGCGATCATCATGCGTATCGTCGACATCATGTTGGCGTTGCCGAGCTTGCTGCTGGCATTGGTGCTGGTGGCCATTTTCGGCCCGTCCATCGTCAACGCTTCGCTGGCGTTAACCTTCGTCGCCTTGCCGCATTACGTGCGACTGACGCGCGCGGCGGTCTTGGTGGAAGTGAACCGCGACTACGTTACTGCTTCGCGGGTGGCGGGCGCCGGTGCGGTGCGCCAAATGTTTATCAACATCTTGCCAAACTGCCTGGCACCGCTGATCGTCCAGGCTTCTCTTGGCTTCTCGAACGCCATTCTGGATATGGCCGCTCTCGGCTTCCTGGGCATGGGTGCGCAACCGCCAACGCCGGAGTGGGGCACCATGCTCTCCGACGTACTGCAGTTCGCCCAAAGCGCCTGGTGGGTGGTGACCTTCCCCGGCGTGGCGATTCTGCTGACGGTGCTTGCATTTAACCTGATGGGGGACGGCTTGCGTGACGCTCTCGACCCCAAACTCAAGCAGTAACAGAGGACGAGAGAGATGGCGTTATTAAATGTAGACAAGCTTTCGGTGCACTTCGGTGACGAAGGCACCCCCTTCCGCGCGGTAGACCGCATCAGTTACAGCGTGGAGCAGGGCCAGGTGGTGGGCATTGTCGGCGAATCCGGCTCCGGCAAGTCCGTTAGCTCGCTGGCGATTATGGGGCTGATCGACTTCCCCGGTAAGGTGATGGCCGAAAAACTGGAGTTTAACGGCCAGGATCTGCGCAAGATTTCCGAAAAAGAGCGTCGCCAACTGGTGGGCTCGGAAGTGGCGATGATTTTCCAGGATCCGATGACCAGCCTGAACCCGTGCTACACCGTCGGCTTCCAGATCATGGAAGCGTTGAAGGTGCACCAGGGCGGCAACCGTCGCACTCGTCGTCAACGGGCTGTCGATCTGCTGACGCAGGTAGGCATCCCCGACCCGGCTTCGCGTCTCGACGTGTATCCGCACCAGCTTTCCGGTGGGATGAGCCAGCGCGTGATGATCGCCATGGCGATTGCCTGCCGACCAAAGCTGCTGATTGCCGATGAACCGACTACCGCGCTCGACGTGACCATTCAGGCGCAAATTATCGAACTGCTGCTGGAACTGCAGCAGCGTGAAAATATGGCCCTGTTGCTGATCACTCACGATCTGGCGCTGGTATCCGAGGCGGCGCATCACATCATCGTGATGTATGCCGGGCAGGTGGTGGAGTCCGGTAAGGCATCGGAAATCTTCCG contains:
- the dppA gene encoding dipeptide ABC transporter periplasmic-binding protein DppA, whose amino-acid sequence is MTSSLGKTGILKFGIGLIALTVAASVQAKTLVYCSEGSPEGFNPQLFTSGTTYDASSVPIYNRLVEFKIGTTELQPGLAEKWDVSEDGKVYTFHLRKGVKWQSSKDFKPTRDFNADDVVFSFERQLDANNAYHKVSGGSYEYFEGMDMPKLIAKIEKVDDSTVRFVLNRPEAPFVADLGMDFASILSAEYADVMMKAGTPEKVDLNPIGTGPFQLLQYQKDSKILYKAFDGFWGTKPKIDRLVFSITPDASVRYAKLQKNECQVMPFPNPADIARMKQDKTINLMEQPGLNVGYLSFNVEKKPLDNLKVRQALTLAVNKQAIIDAVYQGAGQAAKNLIPPTMWGYNDAVKDYTYDPVKAKELLKEAGMADGFAIDLWAMPVQRPYNPNARRMAEMIQSDWAKIGVKAKIVTYEWGEYLKRAKAGEHQTVMMGWTGDNGDPDNFFATLFSCAAAKDGSNYSRWCYKPFEDLIQPARAESNHDKRIELYKQAQVVMHDQAPALIVAHSTVYEPVRKEVKGYVVDPLGKHHFENVSLD
- the dppC gene encoding dipeptide ABC transporter permease DppC; translation: MSQVTESVVKGAPKPMTPFQEFWHYFKRNKGAVVGLVYIIVMFVIAIGAGVLAPHAPADQFRDALLKPPVWQEGGSWQYLLGTDDVGRDVLSRLMYGARLSLLVGCLVVVLSLIMGVVLGLLAGYFGGVVDAIIMRIVDIMLALPSLLLALVLVAIFGPSIVNASLALTFVALPHYVRLTRAAVLVEVNRDYVTASRVAGAGAVRQMFINILPNCLAPLIVQASLGFSNAILDMAALGFLGMGAQPPTPEWGTMLSDVLQFAQSAWWVVTFPGVAILLTVLAFNLMGDGLRDALDPKLKQ
- the dppB gene encoding dipeptide ABC transporter permease DppB produces the protein MLQFILRRLGLVIPTFIGITLLTFAFVHMIPGDPVTIMAGERGISAERHAQLMAEMGLDKPLYQQYFSYVSNVLQGDLGTSLKSRISVWDEFVPRFKATLELGFCAMIFAVLVGIPVGVLAAVRRGSIFDHTAVGISLTGYSMPIFWWGMMLIMLVSVQLNLTPVSGRVSDTVFLDDTLPLTGFMLIDTLIWGEPGDFIDAVMHMILPAIVLGTIPLAVIVRMTRSSMLEVLGEDYIRTARAKGVSRMRVIVVHALRNALLPVVTVIGLQVGTMLAGAILTETIFSWPGLGRWLMDALQRRDYPVVQGGVLLVACMIILVNLLVDVLYGVVNPRIRHKK
- the dppD gene encoding dipeptide ABC transporter ATP-binding protein, which encodes MALLNVDKLSVHFGDEGTPFRAVDRISYSVEQGQVVGIVGESGSGKSVSSLAIMGLIDFPGKVMAEKLEFNGQDLRKISEKERRQLVGSEVAMIFQDPMTSLNPCYTVGFQIMEALKVHQGGNRRTRRQRAVDLLTQVGIPDPASRLDVYPHQLSGGMSQRVMIAMAIACRPKLLIADEPTTALDVTIQAQIIELLLELQQRENMALLLITHDLALVSEAAHHIIVMYAGQVVESGKASEIFRAPRHPYTQALLRALPEFAADKARLASLPGVVPGKYDRPSGCLLNPRCPYATERCRTEEPELRSIPGRQVKCHTPLDDAGRPTV